One Desulfobulbus oligotrophicus DNA segment encodes these proteins:
- a CDS encoding protein-tyrosine phosphatase family protein, whose protein sequence is MYQMHWITDHLATGHAPMSYEDLDSIREQGIRAIVNLCGEFCDLHEIEEGSGFEVYYLPVVDECAPDLEAMEKALDWLDESIYLNKKVLVHCRLGHGRTGTFIAAYLLRRGFDFKLAQKAMKGRNANPATYEQRKFLKRYGKQTGSLQTAAPKIDNRPSTDVAPLLAIYAQLLARVEDETSRDEEVCGQNNHPCCHSPFELHLIESMHLSEVVNRTLPHAQRQAVIDRALVLARHMKELHRQVPGLSTETLAAHFPEENLVCPLLEDGRCLIFTERPRRCLCWTKDEQSSMRDVEDQVVELSMQAFQILTGSKMSAADLRFSSADTISGRFVQLYFQAMTGKNSE, encoded by the coding sequence ATGTACCAAATGCACTGGATTACAGATCATCTGGCCACGGGTCATGCACCGATGTCCTACGAGGACCTGGACTCCATCAGAGAGCAGGGAATTCGCGCCATTGTTAACTTATGTGGAGAATTCTGCGATCTGCATGAGATAGAAGAGGGCAGTGGTTTTGAAGTGTACTATTTGCCGGTCGTTGATGAATGTGCACCTGATCTTGAAGCCATGGAAAAGGCGCTCGACTGGCTGGATGAGAGTATCTATTTAAATAAAAAAGTACTTGTACACTGTCGACTCGGTCATGGGCGTACCGGTACATTTATTGCGGCGTATCTGTTGCGGCGTGGTTTTGATTTTAAACTGGCACAAAAAGCAATGAAAGGGCGAAACGCCAACCCTGCAACCTATGAGCAGCGTAAATTTTTAAAACGGTATGGGAAACAGACAGGATCACTGCAAACCGCGGCCCCTAAAATCGATAACCGCCCAAGTACGGATGTTGCCCCTTTACTGGCAATATACGCACAACTGCTCGCTCGTGTAGAGGATGAAACCTCCCGGGACGAAGAAGTCTGTGGCCAAAACAATCATCCCTGTTGTCATAGCCCTTTTGAATTGCATCTGATTGAAAGTATGCACCTCAGTGAGGTGGTCAACAGAACTCTTCCACATGCGCAGCGACAGGCGGTGATCGATCGGGCGCTTGTCCTTGCCCGGCATATGAAGGAGCTGCATCGGCAGGTTCCCGGATTGTCCACTGAGACGTTGGCTGCACATTTCCCAGAAGAAAATCTTGTCTGTCCCCTGTTGGAAGATGGCCGGTGCCTGATCTTTACAGAACGACCAAGGCGATGTCTCTGCTGGACGAAGGATGAACAGAGCAGTATGCGTGATGTCGAGGACCAGGTTGTTGAACTCTCGATGCAGGCCTTTCAGATACTCACCGGGAGCAAAATGTCGGCGGCAGATTTGCGTTTCAGTTCAGCCGACACTATTTCAGGCAGGTTTGTTCAACTTTATTTTCAGGCAATGACTGGAAAAAACAGCGAATAA
- a CDS encoding CBS domain-containing protein, which yields MKIKDILKVKGSKVYTVSEDATLMAATAKFFSNKIGSLVVLNDSNEFVGIISPNDILKAIHEGCTENCALQKVKEVMTKNVICASDEDTVDYIQAVMTENRVRHIPIMDKKEVIGLISIGDVVNAQISKREVENKYLIDYIEGKYPG from the coding sequence ATGAAAATTAAGGACATATTAAAGGTAAAAGGGAGTAAAGTTTATACTGTCTCTGAAGACGCTACTCTGATGGCAGCAACTGCAAAGTTTTTTAGTAATAAAATCGGCTCTCTGGTTGTATTAAACGATAGTAATGAGTTCGTTGGCATAATATCTCCCAACGATATTCTGAAAGCTATCCACGAAGGGTGTACCGAAAATTGTGCGTTGCAGAAAGTTAAAGAGGTGATGACTAAAAACGTTATCTGTGCTTCAGATGAAGATACAGTTGATTACATTCAAGCTGTCATGACAGAAAATCGTGTACGTCATATTCCGATAATGGATAAAAAAGAGGTCATTGGGCTTATATCCATTGGTGACGTGGTTAATGCACAGATCAGTAAACGTGAGGTCGAAAATAAGTATTTAATCGATTACATTGAAGGGAAATATCCAGGCTGA
- the nuoL gene encoding NADH-quinone oxidoreductase subunit L — translation MEQSVNYLGLIPLFPLLGAVFIGLLHVFTCNRIKVAEKIYGLLACIGPVLSFVLALKVWVALRAMPEASRLLVYNAFTWFSVGDLHVNMGFLGDPLSCLMLLFVTFVGSLIHIYSIGYMGGDKSYGKFFAYMNLFLGCMIILVLGDGPVVMFIGWEGVGLCSYLLISYYNEDRENVLAGNKAFIVNRIGDLGFVLGMCFLFWGIGASGFDYLSLKANVHNLEPAIALTVCLLLFIGATGKSAQIPLYVWLPDAMAGPTPVSALIHAATMVTAGVYMVARFSFLYAGVEIAGNIIAWVGILTALLAAIFGMFQDDIKKILAYSTVSQLGYMFAGVGVAAYSAGIFHVFTHAFFKALLFLGAGSVIYALHHEQNIWKMGGLKAKMPKTYITMLIGSLALAGCPPFSGFFSKDEILYSALATGHFGIWAIGLLVAGMTAYYTFRMIFVVFHGEPRDVEAYEHAQESPAVMTVPLIILAVGALFAGFLNLPSIFGGDQIISHWLAPSLTEQHAPSSVGLEMFVIAASVIAFAIGIKIAYNRFAHGAAEPSFKGFASFAYHKFYVDELYDRVIVRPYKAIGAVIWNMIEPNVTDAPVKSVSKLYMLLGAAFKVLQVGYVRVYAIYMVLGLSIMSLVLSQSLN, via the coding sequence ATGGAACAAAGTGTAAACTATTTGGGACTTATTCCGCTCTTTCCGTTACTGGGAGCGGTGTTCATTGGATTGTTGCATGTTTTCACATGCAACCGTATTAAGGTGGCAGAAAAAATATACGGCCTCCTGGCTTGTATCGGCCCGGTTCTCTCCTTTGTCCTGGCTTTGAAAGTATGGGTGGCGCTGAGGGCAATGCCTGAGGCATCCCGTCTACTGGTTTATAATGCCTTCACATGGTTTAGCGTGGGGGATCTTCATGTGAACATGGGGTTTCTCGGTGATCCGTTAAGCTGCCTCATGCTGTTATTTGTAACGTTTGTCGGTTCACTCATCCACATTTACTCGATCGGTTACATGGGTGGCGATAAAAGTTACGGGAAATTCTTCGCCTATATGAATCTGTTCCTCGGCTGCATGATTATCCTGGTTCTTGGGGACGGTCCTGTGGTCATGTTCATCGGCTGGGAAGGTGTGGGGCTCTGTTCCTATCTCCTTATCAGCTACTACAACGAAGATCGCGAAAATGTTCTTGCCGGAAACAAGGCGTTCATCGTCAACCGTATCGGCGACCTTGGCTTTGTTCTTGGTATGTGTTTCCTCTTCTGGGGAATTGGGGCAAGCGGGTTTGATTATCTCTCTTTAAAAGCCAACGTTCACAACCTTGAGCCGGCCATCGCCTTAACGGTTTGTCTGCTTCTTTTTATCGGTGCAACCGGTAAATCAGCTCAAATACCGCTTTATGTGTGGTTGCCTGATGCAATGGCCGGTCCAACCCCGGTCTCTGCTCTTATTCATGCCGCAACAATGGTCACTGCCGGCGTCTATATGGTTGCCCGCTTCAGTTTCCTCTATGCAGGTGTTGAGATAGCCGGCAACATCATCGCCTGGGTCGGTATACTGACAGCTCTTTTAGCTGCGATTTTCGGTATGTTTCAAGACGATATCAAGAAAATTCTGGCCTACTCGACCGTGAGCCAGTTGGGTTACATGTTTGCAGGAGTAGGGGTGGCTGCCTATTCTGCCGGAATATTTCATGTTTTCACGCATGCTTTTTTCAAAGCCTTGCTTTTTCTTGGAGCAGGTTCTGTTATTTATGCCCTGCATCATGAACAGAATATCTGGAAGATGGGGGGCCTGAAAGCTAAGATGCCTAAAACCTATATCACCATGCTGATAGGGTCCCTGGCTCTTGCAGGTTGTCCACCATTTTCCGGTTTCTTCAGTAAGGACGAAATTCTCTACAGTGCATTGGCAACAGGACATTTTGGCATCTGGGCGATAGGACTGTTGGTGGCCGGGATGACCGCTTACTATACTTTCCGGATGATCTTTGTGGTGTTTCATGGCGAGCCGCGAGACGTTGAAGCGTACGAACATGCTCAGGAGTCGCCCGCTGTAATGACTGTCCCGCTTATCATTCTCGCTGTCGGTGCCCTGTTTGCAGGCTTTCTTAACCTGCCCTCCATCTTTGGAGGTGATCAGATTATCTCACACTGGCTTGCTCCCAGCCTCACCGAACAGCATGCTCCGAGCAGTGTCGGACTTGAAATGTTTGTTATTGCTGCAAGTGTTATTGCTTTCGCCATTGGTATTAAGATAGCCTACAACAGATTTGCACATGGCGCTGCGGAACCTTCCTTTAAAGGGTTCGCAAGTTTTGCCTACCATAAATTTTATGTCGATGAACTCTATGATAGAGTCATTGTTCGCCCGTACAAGGCTATTGGTGCCGTTATCTGGAATATGATCGAACCGAATGTCACCGATGCCCCCGTCAAAAGTGTATCTAAACTGTATATGTTACTTGGGGCGGCTTTCAAGGTCTTGCAGGTTGGCTATGTCCGGGTCTATGCGATCTACATGGTCCTAGGATTAAGTATTATGAGCCTAGTACTTTCTCAATCGTTGAACTGA
- a CDS encoding NADH-quinone oxidoreductase subunit N, whose amino-acid sequence MTNDLMLLMPLIVVGVGAITLMIASTYNKLSHEVAAFVTAGLFALAFLVQVTSCIAGDTILFSDIFSGILVASKFSKAAGLIILACGFFTALSSQSYFKQNDFCSTEYYCLIAYAAAGMLLLTMAQELITIFIALEIMSLAIYILVGYDRDNVISAEAVLKYLILGAFAGTFLAMGSALIYGAVGSTKFVKIGEYIASVGLTQSPLMIGGAFFIFVALLFKAAAFPFHAWVIDVYDGASVPVTGYMATGLKTAIFAVFANFLVTDGALQQKWITFLFYIAVLTMFAGNLIAIGQQSLKRMLAASGIVHSGYLLIALVAVGSTEFTGSVIAYYLAAYAAGTLGIFCALSYLGGANETRKTFDDFKGLAQSRPYSAAAITVFLLSMAGIPPTAGFMGKFYIITSAINAGQVTLAVLGILSSIISIWYYLRLIVNMYFYNAEEQFNEPVLSSFAPACTLALVVCVFAISLYPIMI is encoded by the coding sequence ATGACAAACGATTTAATGCTATTGATGCCATTGATTGTTGTTGGTGTCGGGGCAATCACCCTTATGATTGCCTCAACATACAACAAGCTCTCACACGAAGTTGCCGCTTTCGTGACTGCAGGACTGTTTGCCCTTGCCTTTCTGGTGCAAGTGACCTCTTGTATCGCAGGGGATACCATTCTTTTTTCTGATATCTTCAGTGGCATACTAGTGGCGAGCAAGTTTTCAAAAGCTGCAGGCCTGATCATTCTTGCCTGTGGTTTTTTTACAGCTCTGAGCTCACAAAGTTATTTTAAGCAAAACGATTTCTGCAGTACAGAATACTACTGCCTGATTGCATATGCTGCTGCCGGCATGTTACTCCTGACAATGGCTCAAGAGCTGATTACGATCTTTATCGCTCTTGAAATCATGTCTTTAGCTATTTATATCCTTGTCGGCTACGATCGTGATAATGTGATCAGCGCGGAAGCCGTGCTTAAGTACCTTATCCTGGGTGCCTTTGCCGGAACCTTCCTGGCTATGGGAAGTGCTTTGATCTACGGTGCGGTCGGCAGTACCAAATTCGTTAAGATCGGTGAGTATATTGCCAGTGTCGGCCTCACACAATCACCGCTTATGATTGGTGGTGCCTTCTTCATCTTTGTGGCACTGTTGTTTAAAGCGGCAGCCTTTCCTTTTCATGCCTGGGTGATTGATGTCTATGATGGTGCCAGTGTTCCTGTTACCGGTTATATGGCCACAGGTTTAAAGACCGCCATCTTTGCAGTCTTTGCCAATTTTCTTGTCACCGACGGTGCACTGCAGCAAAAGTGGATAACTTTTCTGTTTTATATTGCCGTATTGACTATGTTTGCCGGTAACCTGATCGCCATCGGACAACAGTCCTTGAAACGTATGCTGGCAGCATCAGGAATCGTGCATTCAGGTTATCTGCTGATCGCTTTGGTAGCCGTTGGCAGTACAGAGTTTACAGGAAGTGTTATTGCCTACTATCTTGCTGCCTACGCTGCCGGTACACTGGGTATCTTTTGTGCCCTTTCGTATCTGGGTGGGGCAAATGAAACCCGTAAGACTTTTGACGATTTTAAAGGTCTGGCGCAGTCCCGTCCATATTCAGCCGCAGCAATTACCGTTTTTCTGCTTTCCATGGCAGGAATACCACCGACTGCAGGGTTTATGGGGAAATTTTATATCATCACCTCAGCCATAAATGCCGGCCAGGTAACTCTTGCTGTACTCGGTATTCTGAGCAGTATAATCTCCATCTGGTACTATCTGCGGCTGATTGTTAATATGTACTTTTATAATGCCGAGGAACAATTTAACGAACCAGTGCTGTCTTCTTTTGCCCCGGCCTGTACCTTAGCACTGGTAGTATGTGTTTTTGCGATCAGCCTGTATCCGATCATGATCTGA
- the nuoK gene encoding NADH-quinone oxidoreductase subunit NuoK, with product MMHSYLYLSIILFCLGIVGIVARRNVFTVFMSVELMLNAANLVFIAFSRMHESMEGHVLAMMVMAVAAAEAALALAVVILLHKHRSKLDTNVFSLLKG from the coding sequence ATGATGCATAGTTACTTATACTTAAGCATTATTCTCTTTTGTCTTGGTATAGTCGGCATCGTTGCCAGACGGAATGTGTTCACAGTGTTTATGTCTGTTGAGCTGATGCTGAATGCTGCCAACCTTGTATTTATTGCCTTTTCACGCATGCACGAGAGTATGGAAGGTCACGTGCTCGCTATGATGGTGATGGCAGTTGCCGCAGCCGAGGCTGCCTTAGCATTGGCCGTAGTTATTTTACTGCACAAACACAGAAGCAAACTCGACACTAACGTGTTCAGTTTACTCAAAGGGTGA
- a CDS encoding NADH-quinone oxidoreductase subunit J family protein — MFAGGLFLIFAILAVLGAVGLILFRHPMNGAMSFVVTLISLAGLYALLSAKLIFALQLIVYAGAIMSMIVFIIMFLNIQDEDLPKEENRLLYTLGGGVVVLPIGLFLAKIVRSLPEHSTSIVGNNFGGAKEVGQLLFREWLVPFEIISLLLLVSLIGAVILAGKRGIKR, encoded by the coding sequence ATGTTTGCCGGTGGGCTTTTTCTAATTTTTGCCATTTTGGCGGTCTTGGGTGCGGTTGGCCTGATCTTATTTCGTCACCCGATGAACGGAGCTATGAGCTTTGTCGTTACTCTTATCTCCTTGGCCGGCCTCTATGCGTTGCTTTCTGCAAAATTGATCTTTGCACTGCAACTCATCGTGTACGCAGGCGCGATCATGTCAATGATTGTCTTTATCATAATGTTTTTGAACATTCAGGATGAAGACCTCCCAAAGGAAGAAAACAGACTGCTCTATACACTTGGAGGCGGTGTGGTTGTTCTTCCGATAGGTTTGTTCCTCGCAAAAATCGTCCGTAGTTTGCCGGAGCATTCGACCTCGATCGTCGGAAATAATTTTGGTGGTGCAAAAGAAGTTGGTCAGCTGCTCTTTCGAGAATGGCTTGTTCCGTTTGAGATCATTTCGTTACTGTTGCTGGTCTCCTTGATTGGCGCTGTCATCTTAGCAGGGAAGAGGGGGATCAAAAGATGA
- a CDS encoding PEP/pyruvate-binding domain-containing protein, with amino-acid sequence MRLLAPDRVVQQTYEAFKELLDFNGRSHELMADLEALYYEHKPEDFARIRSQYRRFAAAVSGMITSLEQMQPGMAGPLREYYSKYDFYITLLLAPPEQFLIPPFVLDHDTPVDPGLAGNKSYNLTALQHGLEIRVPEGFTISATTYDLLVAHNQLRPAIDLLLAGLDLNTPASLDQISQALMTLVQNMEIPSHITEAILAEYDALANNEWSSFFTVAVRSSALHEDGEHSFAGQYHSVLGVDRAGLLAAYLEVCASKYSPQALLYRIHAGISDEDAAMAVMVQRMIDGVTSGVVYTRNPVAAGSGELLVHAVPGLGLALVGGEAVPDTFCFAAGSLTPVEETAATYKHSGTDEKNKGGRGAPARCTSSHSSSLHRDQAVHIARISREIEQFFGVPQDIEWAIDGEDNLYILQARPLAVEDNREIEESQTVEIPDISPLLVHARIASKGVAHGIVQHLQPGGGIDTAEQTILVTRHIPPSLARYIPKLAAVVCEQGSVTGHFATVCREFQVALLVEAQGALTVLNEGTEVTVDGFRGCVYPGRVDQLLTGLEEKKDLPDSAYRRKLRSMLDHITPLHLLDPASPEFRAQSCRSLHDIIRFSHEKAVQIMFGLGSMAGSASSRCRKLTTDIPLDIYLLDVGGAFHQEGSEEITPRELHSEPFLALWKGLSHPRVDWDNHLHFDWKGFSDAALSGGISVGVTKEYASYAIVSPDYLNLNMRFGFHFALLDCLCGSVSRANYCQLRFAGGGGDYQGKVIRIVLLQRILEQLDFEVRVRGDLLDARIQALAAPRLMSVLTQVGYLLGKTKLLDMSMQIEDIAPFVQDFFAEIGDTADHEKH; translated from the coding sequence ATGCGGCTGTTGGCACCTGACCGGGTTGTTCAACAGACATATGAAGCATTTAAGGAGCTTCTTGATTTTAATGGCAGGAGCCATGAGCTGATGGCGGACCTGGAGGCTCTCTACTATGAGCACAAGCCGGAGGATTTTGCTCGGATCCGTAGTCAGTATCGCCGATTTGCCGCTGCAGTTTCGGGTATGATCACGTCCCTGGAGCAGATGCAACCCGGGATGGCAGGCCCTTTACGGGAGTACTATTCCAAATATGATTTCTATATAACGTTACTTCTGGCTCCTCCGGAACAATTTTTAATTCCACCGTTTGTTCTTGATCATGACACCCCTGTTGACCCTGGACTGGCCGGGAACAAAAGTTATAACCTGACAGCCCTTCAGCATGGTCTGGAAATTCGTGTCCCTGAAGGTTTTACAATCAGTGCCACCACCTACGATCTCCTGGTCGCACATAATCAGTTGCGGCCGGCAATAGACCTTCTACTGGCCGGTCTTGACCTGAATACTCCGGCAAGTTTGGACCAGATCTCCCAGGCACTGATGACCTTGGTGCAAAACATGGAGATCCCGAGTCATATCACTGAAGCTATTCTGGCAGAGTACGATGCGTTGGCCAATAACGAATGGAGCTCTTTTTTCACGGTTGCCGTGCGTTCTTCAGCCTTGCATGAAGATGGAGAACATAGTTTTGCCGGTCAGTATCACTCTGTATTAGGGGTTGACCGGGCAGGGCTCTTGGCAGCGTACCTTGAGGTGTGTGCTTCTAAGTACTCTCCACAGGCCCTTTTGTATAGAATACATGCCGGTATCAGTGACGAAGATGCAGCCATGGCAGTTATGGTACAGAGGATGATTGATGGAGTAACCAGTGGGGTGGTATACACCCGTAATCCGGTTGCAGCTGGAAGTGGAGAGCTGTTGGTGCATGCTGTACCAGGCCTTGGGTTGGCCCTTGTCGGCGGAGAGGCGGTGCCTGATACGTTTTGCTTTGCTGCGGGCAGTTTAACGCCGGTTGAAGAGACTGCTGCTACGTATAAACACTCTGGAACAGATGAGAAAAACAAGGGAGGCAGAGGAGCACCCGCTCGCTGCACATCAAGTCATTCTTCATCGTTACATAGAGATCAGGCTGTGCACATAGCGCGGATTTCTCGCGAGATTGAACAGTTTTTCGGTGTGCCGCAAGATATTGAATGGGCGATCGATGGTGAGGATAATCTGTATATTTTGCAAGCCCGTCCGTTGGCAGTGGAAGATAATAGGGAGATTGAAGAATCTCAGACGGTTGAAATTCCAGATATTTCGCCACTGCTTGTGCATGCCCGTATCGCATCAAAGGGAGTTGCCCACGGCATTGTTCAACACCTTCAACCTGGAGGCGGGATTGATACAGCAGAACAAACCATACTTGTCACACGACATATTCCGCCCAGTCTGGCTCGATATATTCCTAAACTTGCTGCTGTTGTCTGTGAGCAGGGTTCTGTAACCGGTCATTTTGCCACAGTCTGTCGAGAGTTTCAGGTGGCACTGCTGGTTGAGGCTCAGGGAGCACTGACCGTGTTAAACGAGGGCACGGAGGTGACGGTGGACGGCTTCAGGGGCTGTGTGTATCCGGGCAGGGTTGACCAGCTTCTCACCGGCCTGGAGGAGAAGAAAGATCTCCCTGATTCAGCTTATCGACGCAAGCTGCGGTCAATGCTTGATCACATCACCCCGCTCCACCTTCTGGATCCTGCATCGCCTGAGTTTCGGGCACAATCGTGCCGCTCTTTGCACGATATTATCCGTTTCAGTCATGAAAAGGCCGTCCAGATCATGTTCGGTCTTGGGAGCATGGCCGGCAGTGCGTCGTCCCGTTGTCGAAAACTGACGACCGATATCCCGCTTGATATTTATCTGCTTGATGTTGGTGGAGCCTTTCATCAGGAGGGCAGTGAAGAGATCACCCCCCGGGAACTGCATTCTGAGCCGTTTCTGGCGCTCTGGAAGGGGCTCAGTCATCCCAGGGTTGATTGGGACAATCACTTGCATTTTGATTGGAAAGGATTCAGCGATGCAGCTCTTTCCGGAGGTATCAGCGTCGGCGTAACCAAAGAGTATGCTTCCTATGCCATCGTCAGCCCGGATTATTTAAATCTAAATATGCGTTTCGGCTTTCACTTTGCCCTGCTTGACTGTCTGTGCGGCTCGGTGAGCAGGGCCAATTACTGTCAGCTGCGGTTTGCCGGCGGCGGTGGTGACTATCAGGGAAAGGTGATTCGAATTGTTTTGCTGCAACGGATTCTCGAACAGTTGGATTTCGAAGTTCGTGTCCGTGGCGATCTTCTTGATGCCCGAATACAGGCTCTGGCCGCGCCCAGACTTATGAGTGTACTGACCCAGGTGGGATACCTGCTCGGAAAGACCAAGTTACTCGACATGAGTATGCAGATTGAAGATATTGCCCCCTTTGTTCAGGATTTTTTTGCTGAGATCGGCGACACTGCCGATCACGAAAAACATTAG
- a CDS encoding complex I subunit 4 family protein, translated as MFEHVLSVIIFLPIVAGLLLLVSPASRTVSRFTGMAVSLAALVLSLDLYTGFQSTGYLEFVEKVPWITSLGISYYLGIDGISLFILMAASVLLPMVYFIFGTREKGYYANLLIVQGAMTGAICAADMILFYIFWEVMLLPVFFMLGLYGGAKRLPATLKITLYTIAGSLLMLAAIVYLGVSYHAQFNEWNFSMEKMAQLNLTGEIAAIAFLGFMIAFAIKIPLFPFHTWLPDAYTEAPTATTFVLSAIMAKIGVYGVIRFVIPVFDYEFARFALLLTYLGVIGMMYCGLAAIAQKDFKRMLAFSSASHMGVIAVGAFCMNIQALTGSIYQIIAHATSTGVLFLLLGILEERSNTRTISDFGGIASKAPVFAVYFAIAMLASVGLPGTSGFIGEFMIVLGAIKFNAIIGVLTGTTLIIGVCYMLWLFQRVFFEKGNPRTEQFKDLSLVEGLTFLPVIVLILLMGIYPQPFLSKITPSTALQFNQPTHTLAHAPAENALKLELTTEK; from the coding sequence ATGTTCGAACATGTACTTTCCGTAATTATCTTCCTGCCCATAGTCGCAGGCCTACTGCTCTTGGTTTCACCGGCAAGTAGGACCGTCTCTCGGTTCACTGGTATGGCTGTTTCTTTAGCAGCACTGGTGTTAAGCCTTGATCTCTATACGGGATTCCAGTCGACAGGGTACCTCGAATTTGTTGAAAAAGTGCCCTGGATAACTTCGCTTGGCATCTCCTACTACCTGGGGATAGACGGAATAAGCCTTTTTATCCTGATGGCTGCATCTGTTCTTCTCCCAATGGTCTACTTTATTTTCGGGACCAGAGAGAAGGGATACTATGCCAACCTTCTCATAGTGCAAGGGGCCATGACCGGTGCAATCTGTGCTGCAGACATGATTCTCTTCTACATCTTCTGGGAAGTCATGCTGCTGCCCGTTTTCTTTATGCTTGGGCTCTACGGTGGGGCGAAACGACTACCGGCCACACTTAAGATAACTCTGTATACAATTGCCGGCTCACTGCTCATGCTGGCTGCGATTGTGTATCTGGGTGTGAGTTATCATGCGCAATTTAATGAATGGAATTTTTCCATGGAAAAAATGGCGCAGTTAAACCTGACAGGAGAAATTGCAGCAATTGCCTTTTTGGGGTTCATGATTGCATTTGCGATCAAAATCCCCTTGTTCCCGTTTCACACCTGGCTGCCGGATGCCTATACAGAAGCTCCGACAGCAACCACCTTTGTGCTTTCTGCCATCATGGCCAAAATCGGTGTATACGGAGTTATACGTTTTGTTATACCTGTCTTTGACTATGAATTCGCCAGATTTGCCCTTCTTTTGACCTATCTGGGTGTGATAGGGATGATGTACTGTGGATTGGCGGCAATAGCGCAAAAGGACTTTAAACGAATGCTCGCATTTTCGTCAGCATCCCACATGGGTGTTATTGCAGTTGGCGCATTCTGCATGAATATACAGGCGCTTACTGGAAGTATTTATCAGATAATCGCCCACGCCACCAGTACGGGTGTTCTCTTCTTACTGCTGGGGATTCTTGAAGAAAGATCCAATACGAGAACAATCAGTGACTTCGGTGGGATTGCTTCTAAGGCTCCGGTGTTTGCTGTCTACTTTGCTATTGCGATGTTGGCTTCAGTTGGTCTTCCAGGAACCAGTGGCTTTATCGGTGAGTTCATGATCGTTTTGGGAGCCATTAAATTCAATGCAATCATCGGAGTCCTCACTGGTACAACATTGATTATAGGTGTTTGTTATATGTTGTGGCTGTTTCAGCGGGTGTTTTTTGAAAAAGGTAACCCTCGTACCGAACAGTTCAAAGATCTGTCTCTGGTAGAGGGCCTCACCTTTTTGCCTGTTATTGTTCTGATCCTGCTTATGGGTATCTACCCCCAGCCGTTTTTAAGTAAAATTACGCCTTCAACAGCATTACAATTTAATCAACCGACGCACACCCTAGCTCATGCACCTGCAGAAAATGCCCTGAAACTTGAGCTTACAACTGAAAAGTAA
- the thiL gene encoding thiamine-phosphate kinase, producing MNERQLIEYLTTFITPDTKGLIRGIGDDCAVIQKDDHLVWLLTMDTLVEGVHFDAAFHSPDKLGRKIVSVNISDIAAMAGKPMFMLLSIGMPAGFDATWFKSFVRGIMDACHEYGCQLIGGDTVANPNGLVCSLTVIGEVAPDLVVYRHGARPGDTVWVSGSLGFAAAGLALLQRTFEPHNRRWQPFREQHLDPVARVEVGQKLGASGLVHAMMDLSDGLATDLAHLCRQSGVGAKISFQALPGIGALKEVADAIGGDPEEWAVRGGDDYELLFTTAADAGDQLLAIGSSCGLQLSPVGTIVAGREVTLIRTQADGTQEEKVITYQGFDHFREKDEG from the coding sequence GTGAACGAGCGACAACTTATCGAATATCTGACCACCTTTATAACGCCGGACACAAAGGGGCTTATAAGGGGCATTGGAGATGATTGTGCGGTTATTCAAAAAGACGATCATCTTGTCTGGTTGTTGACAATGGACACTTTGGTTGAAGGCGTTCATTTTGATGCAGCGTTTCATTCACCTGACAAACTTGGGCGCAAAATTGTTTCCGTCAACATCAGTGATATTGCTGCCATGGCGGGTAAACCGATGTTTATGCTGCTCTCGATCGGCATGCCTGCAGGGTTTGACGCGACCTGGTTTAAGTCATTTGTCCGCGGTATCATGGATGCCTGTCATGAGTATGGATGTCAGTTAATCGGTGGTGACACTGTTGCCAATCCCAACGGATTGGTCTGCAGCCTGACGGTGATCGGTGAGGTTGCACCTGATCTGGTTGTTTACCGTCATGGCGCCCGGCCGGGGGATACGGTCTGGGTCAGTGGTTCTCTTGGCTTTGCAGCGGCTGGTCTGGCGTTATTGCAACGTACGTTCGAGCCGCATAATAGACGCTGGCAACCGTTTCGTGAGCAACACCTTGATCCTGTCGCCAGGGTGGAGGTTGGTCAAAAGTTGGGCGCAAGTGGTCTTGTGCATGCGATGATGGATCTTTCCGACGGGTTGGCCACAGATCTGGCGCATTTATGCAGGCAGTCCGGGGTAGGTGCGAAAATTTCTTTTCAGGCGCTGCCGGGTATTGGTGCACTTAAAGAGGTTGCCGATGCGATCGGTGGGGACCCTGAAGAGTGGGCCGTCAGAGGTGGCGACGATTACGAGCTGTTGTTCACCACTGCTGCTGATGCCGGTGATCAGTTGTTGGCCATTGGCAGCAGTTGCGGTCTCCAGCTGTCACCTGTTGGTACCATCGTTGCCGGCAGGGAGGTGACTCTGATTCGTACACAGGCTGACGGTACACAGGAAGAAAAAGTTATAACCTATCAGGGGTTTGATCATTTCCGAGAGAAAGATGAGGGCTAA